In Arsenicicoccus sp. oral taxon 190, the following are encoded in one genomic region:
- a CDS encoding putative bifunctional diguanylate cyclase/phosphodiesterase: protein MSPSADDIGSAVQRRAADARSPGGATAVVPPPWVNTTAYRVFASLVAVAGVASLVALVLDAPWYIAVTTSLLYVLGVGLLLLGVPLVHSRVVRLLGTPVGEIPESLLTVPLLVVAPHWAYVLAVLWVTLSACLRLRVRWLDTVFNLGGAAVSSVAASVVLHLVTSPRGGVGVRVVVGTVAAVLLSYAITECLVWLGCVLDGKRQHAPTPVSSLVRLAPQLTSVGLALCSVTLAANGSVLGALLGHALLVIVLSHVTAQGRAANQRWLAEQLYISSERIRSQTHPDDVPTALGQELATLWQAHRWTVTDHPSRGDESYWLGPDCYVTVVPGRAVATTLTRQAATSLVNTAVQARRALEFEDELKQRATRDALTGLGNRHRLWETLDEQLPAAGRGAPLVVMSLDLDSFKAINDTYGHAVGDQLLVAVAERLLEQTGTGDVVCRIASDEFVLVGPGEQGVGEALRRAHRVQQALSVPFTLDQSVINVTCSVGVHFIDQATTRTTALTSADAALMRAKRSGRGTVTLATTEVVLQARRLLRLDAELRAAMHQGEFTLHYQPMVDAVRGEAFAVEALLRWERDGVVQMGPDDFIPYAEESGLISTIGLWVLRRACEQVHAWNQQHRLDHPLRVSVNISTVHIAQPTFVEDVQQILLDTGLAPELLILEVTETFATLDLAASVATGRALREIGVSLWLDDFGTGYSSLEYLRQLPVEVVKLDRSFLTDIVSDASARGFIESIVHLCRSIGREPLAEGVEVPEQRSILVDLGCPAMQGYLFARPLPLDQLAPTLAPSTAGPRGPVA, encoded by the coding sequence ATGAGCCCTTCGGCAGACGACATCGGCAGCGCCGTGCAGCGGCGCGCCGCCGATGCCCGCTCCCCTGGTGGAGCCACCGCCGTCGTGCCGCCGCCCTGGGTCAACACCACTGCCTACCGCGTCTTCGCGTCCCTGGTCGCGGTGGCGGGGGTCGCCTCCCTGGTGGCACTCGTGCTGGACGCCCCCTGGTACATCGCCGTCACCACCTCCCTGCTCTACGTGCTCGGCGTCGGGCTGCTGCTGCTCGGGGTGCCGCTCGTGCACTCGCGCGTCGTGCGCCTCCTCGGGACGCCGGTCGGCGAGATCCCCGAGTCGCTGCTCACGGTGCCCCTGCTGGTCGTGGCACCGCACTGGGCCTACGTCCTCGCGGTCCTGTGGGTGACGCTGTCGGCCTGCCTGCGCCTGCGGGTGCGCTGGCTGGACACCGTCTTCAACCTGGGGGGCGCAGCGGTCAGCTCGGTCGCCGCGTCGGTGGTGCTGCACCTCGTCACCAGCCCGCGCGGCGGCGTCGGCGTGCGCGTCGTCGTGGGCACCGTCGCCGCCGTGCTCCTGTCCTACGCGATCACCGAGTGCCTCGTGTGGCTGGGGTGCGTGCTCGACGGCAAGCGGCAGCACGCCCCGACCCCGGTCAGCTCGCTGGTCCGCCTGGCCCCGCAGCTGACGAGCGTGGGCCTCGCGCTGTGCTCGGTCACCCTCGCCGCCAACGGCTCGGTGCTCGGGGCGCTGCTCGGGCACGCGCTGCTCGTCATCGTCCTCAGCCACGTGACCGCGCAGGGCCGCGCCGCCAACCAGCGCTGGCTCGCCGAGCAGCTCTACATCAGCAGCGAGCGCATCCGCTCCCAGACCCACCCCGACGACGTCCCGACCGCGCTCGGCCAGGAGCTCGCGACGCTGTGGCAGGCCCACCGGTGGACGGTCACCGACCATCCCTCCCGCGGCGACGAGTCCTACTGGCTCGGGCCGGACTGCTACGTCACCGTGGTGCCCGGGCGGGCGGTCGCCACCACCCTCACGCGCCAGGCGGCCACCTCGCTGGTCAACACCGCGGTCCAGGCCAGGCGCGCCCTGGAGTTCGAGGACGAGCTCAAGCAGCGCGCCACCCGGGACGCGCTCACCGGCCTTGGCAACCGGCATCGGTTGTGGGAGACCCTCGACGAGCAGCTCCCCGCCGCCGGCCGCGGCGCCCCCCTCGTGGTCATGTCCCTGGACCTGGACAGCTTCAAGGCGATCAACGACACCTACGGCCACGCGGTGGGCGACCAGCTGCTCGTCGCGGTCGCGGAGCGGCTGCTGGAGCAAACCGGGACCGGCGACGTCGTGTGCCGCATCGCCAGCGACGAGTTCGTGCTGGTGGGACCCGGCGAGCAGGGGGTCGGCGAGGCGCTGCGGCGGGCGCACCGCGTGCAGCAGGCGCTGTCGGTGCCCTTCACCCTGGACCAGAGCGTCATCAACGTGACCTGCTCGGTCGGGGTGCACTTCATCGACCAGGCGACCACCCGCACCACGGCGCTCACCTCCGCGGACGCCGCGCTGATGCGCGCCAAGCGCTCCGGGCGCGGCACCGTCACGCTGGCGACGACGGAGGTCGTGCTGCAGGCCCGGCGGCTGCTGCGGCTGGACGCCGAGCTGCGCGCCGCCATGCACCAGGGCGAGTTCACGCTGCACTACCAGCCGATGGTGGACGCGGTGCGGGGCGAGGCCTTCGCGGTCGAGGCGCTGCTGCGCTGGGAGCGCGACGGGGTCGTGCAGATGGGGCCGGACGACTTCATCCCCTACGCCGAGGAGTCCGGCCTGATCTCGACGATCGGGCTCTGGGTCCTGCGGCGCGCCTGCGAGCAGGTCCACGCGTGGAACCAGCAGCACCGGCTCGACCACCCCCTGCGGGTCAGCGTCAACATCTCCACGGTCCACATCGCGCAGCCCACCTTCGTGGAGGACGTGCAGCAGATCCTGCTCGACACCGGGCTCGCGCCGGAGCTGCTCATCCTCGAGGTCACCGAGACCTTCGCCACCCTGGACCTCGCGGCCTCGGTCGCGACCGGGCGGGCGCTGCGCGAGATCGGGGTGTCGCTCTGGCTCGACGACTTCGGGACCGGCTACTCCTCGCTGGAGTACCTCCGCCAGCTGCCCGTCGAGGTCGTCAAGCTCGACCGGTCCTTCCTGACCGACATCGTCTCCGACGCGTCCGCGCGCGGCTTCATCGAGTCGATCGTGCACCTGTGCCGCTCGATCGGCCGCGAACCCCTGGCCGAGGGCGTCGAGGTGCCCGAGCAGCGGTCGATCCTGGTCGACCTCGGCTGCCCCGCCATGCAGGGCTACCTCTTCGCGCGCCCGCTGCCGCTCGACCAGCTCGCGCCCACGCTGGCCCCCTCCACGGCCGGCCCGCGCGGACCGGTCGCCTGA
- the lpdA gene encoding dihydrolipoyl dehydrogenase, which produces MADFDVVVLGAGPGGYVAAIRASQLGKKVAVVEKKYWGGVCLNVGCIPSKALLKNAELAHTLTHDKKKYGIEGDATMSYGPTHARSRQVSAGIVKGVHFLMKKNKITEIDGWGTLTGPKSMDVAVEGGDTRSITFDNLIIAAGAVTRMLPGVEVSKNVVTYEEQILDDELPGSIIIAGSGAIGVEFAYVMKNFGVDVTIVEFLDRMVPTEDADVSKELLKHYKKLGVKVMTGTKVEAVEDTGSGVKVTVTPAKGGDQQVLEADKLLSAIGFAPRTEGYGLEAAGVQLTERGAIEIDDYMRTNVDGVYAIGDVTAKLMLAHVAEAQGIVAAETIAGAETMPIDYRFIPRATYCHPQIGSMGLSEQQAKDAGHEVKTASFPFSANGKAMGLGDGVGFVKIVADAKYNEILGAHMIGPDVTELLPALNVAQTWDLTADEVSRVVFAHPTLGEAVKEALHGIAGHMINL; this is translated from the coding sequence ATGGCTGACTTCGATGTGGTGGTCCTGGGCGCCGGCCCGGGTGGGTATGTCGCGGCGATCCGAGCCTCCCAGCTCGGCAAAAAGGTCGCGGTCGTCGAGAAGAAGTACTGGGGCGGTGTCTGCCTCAACGTCGGGTGCATCCCGTCCAAGGCGCTGCTGAAGAACGCCGAGCTGGCGCACACCCTCACCCACGACAAGAAGAAGTACGGCATCGAGGGCGACGCCACGATGTCCTACGGCCCGACCCACGCGCGCAGCCGCCAGGTCTCCGCGGGCATCGTCAAGGGTGTCCACTTCCTGATGAAGAAGAACAAGATCACGGAGATCGACGGCTGGGGCACCCTCACCGGCCCGAAGTCCATGGACGTGGCGGTCGAGGGCGGCGACACCAGGAGCATCACCTTCGACAACCTCATCATCGCGGCCGGCGCCGTGACCCGGATGCTGCCCGGCGTCGAGGTCTCCAAGAACGTCGTGACCTACGAGGAGCAGATCCTCGACGACGAGCTCCCCGGCTCGATCATCATCGCCGGCTCCGGCGCCATCGGCGTCGAGTTCGCCTACGTCATGAAGAACTTCGGCGTCGACGTGACCATCGTGGAGTTCCTGGACCGCATGGTCCCGACCGAGGACGCCGACGTCTCCAAGGAGCTCCTCAAGCACTACAAGAAGCTCGGCGTCAAGGTCATGACCGGCACCAAGGTCGAGGCCGTCGAGGACACCGGCTCCGGCGTCAAGGTCACCGTCACCCCGGCCAAGGGTGGCGACCAGCAGGTCCTCGAGGCCGACAAGCTCCTGTCCGCCATCGGCTTCGCCCCCCGCACCGAGGGCTACGGCCTGGAGGCCGCCGGGGTGCAGCTCACCGAGCGCGGCGCCATCGAGATCGACGACTACATGCGCACCAACGTCGACGGCGTCTACGCCATCGGTGACGTCACCGCCAAGCTGATGCTCGCCCACGTCGCCGAGGCCCAGGGGATCGTCGCCGCCGAGACCATCGCCGGCGCCGAGACGATGCCGATCGACTACCGCTTCATCCCGCGAGCGACCTACTGCCACCCGCAGATCGGGTCCATGGGGCTGTCCGAGCAGCAGGCCAAGGACGCCGGCCACGAGGTCAAGACCGCGTCGTTCCCGTTCTCGGCCAACGGCAAGGCGATGGGCCTCGGGGACGGTGTCGGCTTCGTCAAGATCGTCGCCGACGCCAAGTACAACGAGATCCTCGGCGCGCACATGATCGGCCCGGACGTCACCGAGCTGCTCCCCGCGCTCAACGTCGCCCAGACCTGGGACCTCACCGCCGACGAGGTGTCGCGCGTCGTCTTCGCGCACCCCACCCTCGGCGAGGCCGTCAAGGAGGCCCTGCACGGCATCGCCGGCCACATGATCAACCTCTGA
- the rpsO gene encoding 30S ribosomal protein S15, whose translation MPLDADVKKNIMTEYATHEGDTGSPEVQIAMLTQRIKDLTEHARAHKHDHHSRRGLLLLVGRRKRMLRYLEATDIERYRSLIKRLGLRR comes from the coding sequence GTGCCGCTGGATGCTGACGTCAAGAAGAACATCATGACCGAGTACGCCACCCACGAGGGTGACACCGGCTCGCCCGAGGTGCAGATCGCGATGCTGACGCAGCGCATCAAGGACCTCACCGAGCACGCCCGCGCGCACAAGCACGACCACCACTCGCGTCGCGGTCTGCTGCTCCTCGTGGGTCGGCGCAAGCGCATGCTGCGCTACCTCGAGGCCACGGACATCGAGCGCTACCGTTCGCTGATCAAGCGTCTGGGTCTGCGCCGATAA
- a CDS encoding polyribonucleotide nucleotidyltransferase — MEGPDITFTEAVIDNGSFGTRTVRFETGRLAKQAAGSVTAYLDEETTLLSTTVAGKSPKDQFDFFPLTVDVEERMYAAGRIPGSFFRREGRPGTDAILTCRLIDRPLRPTFKKGLRNEVQVVITVLSIHPDHQYDVLAINAASASTQISGLPFSGPIGGVRVSLIDGQWVAFPNFSDIERSVFDMVVAGRKVKDEQGQDDVAIMMVEAESTDSTWELVKSEGKQAPTEEVVAEGLEAAKKFIAVLCTAQEELAAQAAKPVQEFPIFLDYEDDAYEAVAKAAEGELKDLLAIAGKQEREDKLDALKERLKAELGAEHQPLHGRDKEISAAYRAVQKKLVRERILRDKVRIDGRGLADIRALSAEVEVLPRVHGSAIFERGETQIMGVTTLNMLRMEQQIDSLSPVTRKRYMHNYNFPPFSTGETGRVGSPKRREIGHGALAERALMPVLPTREEFPYAIRQVSEALGSNGSTSMGSVCASTLSLLNAGVPLRAPVAGIAMGLVSAEIDGQTQYAALTDILGAEDAFGDMDFKVAGTKEFVTAIQLDTKLDGIPASVLAGALTQARDARLHILDVMAEAIDVPDEMSPHAPRVIAVQVPVDKIGEVIGPKGKMINQIQEDTGADISIEDDGTVYIGATDGPSAEAARAAVNAIANPQMPEVGERFLGTVVKTTTFGAFVSLLPGKDGLLHISEVRKLVGGKRIDAVEDVLGVGQKVQVELKEIDPRGKLSLAAVLTEEQEAANAAAAEEAKASRGDRGERSNDRGERSNDRGDRNNDRGPRRERSDSTGEGEGDGDGERRGRSRTRRRRNDKVEEGAGSAESDQLAQASEPTGEATASSEDA, encoded by the coding sequence ATGGAGGGTCCAGATATCACGTTCACCGAGGCCGTCATCGACAACGGGAGCTTCGGCACCCGCACGGTGCGGTTCGAGACCGGGCGGCTGGCCAAGCAGGCCGCCGGCTCCGTCACCGCCTACCTCGACGAGGAGACCACGCTGCTGTCGACCACGGTCGCCGGCAAGTCTCCCAAGGACCAGTTCGACTTCTTCCCGCTCACGGTCGACGTCGAGGAGCGCATGTATGCCGCGGGCCGCATCCCCGGCTCGTTCTTCCGTCGTGAGGGCCGCCCCGGCACCGACGCGATCCTGACCTGCCGGCTGATCGACCGCCCGCTGCGCCCGACCTTCAAGAAGGGTCTGCGCAACGAGGTCCAGGTCGTCATCACCGTCCTGTCGATCCACCCGGACCACCAGTACGACGTGCTGGCCATCAACGCCGCCTCCGCGTCCACCCAGATCTCCGGGCTGCCCTTCTCGGGCCCGATCGGTGGCGTCCGCGTCTCCCTGATCGACGGCCAGTGGGTCGCGTTCCCCAACTTCTCCGACATCGAGCGCTCGGTCTTCGACATGGTCGTCGCCGGTCGCAAGGTCAAGGACGAGCAGGGCCAGGACGACGTCGCCATCATGATGGTTGAGGCCGAGTCCACCGACTCCACCTGGGAGCTCGTGAAGTCCGAGGGCAAGCAGGCGCCGACCGAGGAGGTCGTCGCCGAGGGCCTCGAGGCCGCCAAGAAGTTCATCGCCGTCCTGTGCACCGCGCAGGAGGAGCTGGCGGCGCAGGCCGCCAAGCCGGTCCAGGAGTTCCCGATCTTCCTCGACTACGAGGACGACGCCTACGAGGCCGTCGCCAAGGCCGCCGAGGGCGAGCTCAAGGACCTGCTGGCCATCGCCGGCAAGCAGGAGCGCGAGGACAAGCTCGACGCGCTCAAGGAGCGCCTCAAGGCCGAGCTGGGTGCCGAGCACCAGCCGCTGCACGGGCGTGACAAGGAGATCTCCGCCGCCTACCGCGCCGTGCAGAAGAAGCTCGTCCGCGAGCGCATCCTGCGCGACAAGGTGCGCATCGACGGCCGTGGCCTGGCGGACATCCGCGCCCTGTCGGCCGAGGTCGAGGTGCTGCCGCGGGTCCACGGCTCCGCGATCTTCGAGCGCGGCGAGACCCAGATCATGGGCGTCACCACGCTCAACATGCTCCGCATGGAGCAGCAGATCGACTCGCTGTCCCCGGTGACGCGCAAGCGCTACATGCACAACTACAACTTCCCGCCGTTCTCCACCGGCGAGACCGGCCGCGTGGGCTCGCCCAAGCGGCGCGAGATCGGCCACGGGGCGCTCGCGGAGCGCGCGCTCATGCCGGTGCTGCCGACCCGCGAGGAGTTCCCCTACGCGATCCGTCAGGTCTCCGAGGCGCTGGGCTCCAACGGCTCGACCTCGATGGGCTCGGTCTGCGCGTCCACCCTGTCGCTGCTCAACGCCGGTGTGCCGCTGCGCGCCCCGGTCGCGGGCATCGCGATGGGCCTGGTCTCCGCGGAGATCGACGGCCAGACCCAGTACGCCGCGCTCACCGACATCCTCGGGGCCGAGGACGCCTTCGGCGACATGGACTTCAAGGTCGCCGGGACCAAGGAGTTCGTCACCGCCATCCAGCTCGACACCAAGCTCGACGGCATCCCCGCCTCGGTGCTGGCCGGCGCGCTGACCCAGGCCCGCGACGCCCGGCTGCACATCCTGGACGTCATGGCCGAGGCCATCGACGTGCCGGACGAGATGAGCCCGCACGCTCCGCGCGTCATCGCCGTCCAGGTCCCGGTCGACAAGATCGGTGAGGTCATCGGGCCCAAGGGCAAGATGATCAACCAGATCCAGGAGGACACCGGAGCCGACATCTCCATCGAGGACGACGGCACGGTCTACATCGGCGCCACCGACGGCCCGTCGGCGGAGGCGGCTCGCGCCGCGGTCAACGCCATCGCCAACCCGCAGATGCCCGAGGTGGGCGAGCGTTTCCTCGGGACGGTCGTCAAGACCACGACCTTCGGCGCGTTCGTCTCCCTGCTGCCCGGCAAGGACGGCCTGCTGCACATCTCCGAGGTGCGCAAGCTCGTCGGCGGCAAGCGGATCGATGCGGTCGAGGACGTCCTCGGCGTCGGTCAGAAGGTCCAGGTCGAGCTCAAGGAGATCGACCCGCGCGGCAAGCTGTCCCTCGCGGCCGTCCTCACCGAGGAGCAGGAGGCCGCTAACGCGGCCGCTGCCGAGGAGGCCAAGGCGTCCCGTGGCGACCGTGGCGAGCGCAGCAACGACCGTGGCGAGCGCAGCAACGACCGTGGCGACCGCAACAACGACCGCGGCCCGCGCCGTGAGCGCAGCGACAGCACGGGCGAGGGTGAGGGTGACGGCGACGGCGAGCGCCGTGGCCGGTCGCGCACCCGTCGGCGTCGCAACGACAAGGTCGAGGAGGGCGCCGGGTCGGCCGAGTCCGACCAGCTCGCGCAGGCCAGCGAGCCCACCGGCGAGGCCACGGCCTCGTCCGAGGACGCCTGA
- a CDS encoding DUF3072 domain-containing protein has translation MTTQDPTPQIPPLDEPPLEEAPPAAEVPTDAERGQRGPGSEQTGPEQTGVQDPSRPSGDPTVAREGFAAQGNQQAAGNQQASGDAEMLGAGTGPTDGPVKDPEDWVTGDQPATDAQKFYLDSLARQAGEQIPADLTKAEASEHIDRLQAATGRDQQGQQGQQG, from the coding sequence ATGACGACACAGGACCCCACCCCCCAGATCCCGCCGCTCGACGAGCCTCCGCTGGAGGAGGCACCGCCCGCCGCGGAGGTGCCGACTGACGCCGAGCGCGGCCAGCGCGGCCCCGGCTCCGAGCAGACCGGGCCCGAGCAGACCGGTGTCCAGGACCCGTCCCGGCCGTCCGGGGACCCCACGGTCGCCCGCGAGGGCTTCGCGGCCCAGGGCAACCAGCAGGCTGCGGGCAACCAGCAGGCGTCCGGCGACGCCGAGATGCTGGGCGCCGGCACCGGCCCGACGGACGGCCCGGTCAAGGACCCCGAGGACTGGGTGACCGGTGACCAGCCGGCCACGGATGCCCAGAAGTTCTACCTCGACTCGTTGGCGCGGCAGGCGGGGGAGCAGATCCCGGCCGACCTGACCAAGGCCGAGGCGTCCGAGCACATCGACCGCCTGCAGGCGGCCACCGGCCGCGACCAGCAGGGCCAGCAGGGCCAGCAGGGCTGA